The DNA sequence AGGTCGTCCGGATGCGTAATGTCCTGAAATGTAAGAAATGCCATTTCATCCTTGGCATAACCAACGAGGTCGCACAGATTTTGATTGACCTGAATCCATTTCCCGTCGAGGCCGACATGGGCGATGCCGACCGATGCCTGCTCGAAAGTTGTCTTGAACGTCTTGTGCGCATGTTCAAGTTCGGCGGTACGCTCTGCCACGCGCCGCTCCAGTTCTGCTGAAAGCATGCGCAACTGGTCTTCGGCACGTTGACGCACCGTCATGTCACGGATGGCGGCAACCACCATGGGTTCGCCGTCCACATCGAGTGAATTCAAGCTGATCTCGACTGGAAACTCCGAACCATCGGCACGAATGCCGAGCAAGTCGGTCCGTCCGCTACCCATCGGCCTGTTTCCGGGGCGAAGTGCAAACTGATGGCGTTGCGCGATATGGCGTGCCCGAAACCGTTCCGGAATCAGTCTTTCCACCGGAAGCCCCAGCATCTTGTGGCGGCCATATCCGAACATGCGTTCGGCATGCGCATTGGCCAGATCAATCGTGCCATCCGAACGCATGATGATCGTCGCATCGGGGGCGGTCTCCAGCAATGCCCCAAAGCGCCGTTCAGTGCCCCGGCTCATCGTCAGATCACGAATGACAAGCGCGGCGTAGACTGGCTGGTGATAGGTATCGAAGATGGGGGTAAAGGCTAGCTCGTAACTTTTTCTCAGCAGTTTGTCGTCGCCAAAGTCTTCAACCACCCGAAACGACTCGCCAGCTAAAGCCCGTCGGCATAAGGCGGCCGCCCTTTCTCGGTCGTTGGTCAAGTGCGCGAGGATATCGCCCAATCGCTGACCGGATTGCACCGGAATGCCGAAAATCAATTCAAATTCGCGCCGAAAAGGTGCATTCAGAGCGACAAAGCGCAGCTCCGAATCCACTGCCGCGACCAAGTCATTGCTGTTTTGCAGCACAGATGTTGCAAGTGGGTAGGCGCCGGCGGCCTTTTCCGCCTCGGCATCTGATAGGCGTCGCTCAGGATGCTGCCCCGCTGCCTGCTGATCCATCAAACCACCTCGTATTTGCCGGGGCAAAATGTCGCCGTGGAGAATAGGACAACACCAAGATCAGAGGGTTCGCTTTCTCATGGTCAGTTGCCCATGACGATTAATCATTATCGACTAGTAAAAAAGAGTCGTACCCGGCCTGCTTTATGTGGCCCAAAGGCAGGGAGCGCATTAAAGGCGTTTGCTTCGGATTTGTTGCACCAGCCATGCATCAATATCGTCCACATGGTGTGGTTTTCCGGAGTACTTTGCACGTCACATTCCTGTGCAAAGCGGCATCCCTGCTCAGGTAAAATGACTGCGGGCATCAACTTACGCGATGCCGTTGTCGCCACCGCAAAAGGCCGCCCCATCCATGAGCACGACCGAACGCATTAAATACTCTGACCTTGTCGATATCCCAAAGCTGCAGAGTCTCATGGAGAACTTTCACCAGATCATTGGGATTGCCAATGCGGTAATTGACACCGACGGTGTGATCATTGCGCACGCTGGATGGCAGGACGCCTGCGTCAAATTCCATCGCGTGCATACGCAAACCTGCAAGCGCTGTACGGAAAGTGATACTTTACTTGCCGGAAATATGACGCGGGGGATGCCGTTCGCTATATATCGGTGCCTAAACGGACTGGTCGACGCGGCAGCCCCGATTGTCGTGGACGGGCAGCATGTCGCCAACGTGTTTACCGGCCAATTCCTGACCGACGCGCCGGATCTCGACTTCTTTCGCAATCAGGCACGACAATTCGGGTTTGATGAGGCGCGCTACTTGGACGCGATTTCCAAGGTGCCGGTCCAGTCCAGGGAGCATGTCGAATCGGTAATCCGCCTCTATGCGACACTCGCCAGCATGCTGGCCGATAGTGGATTAGACCGCCTGAGGCAAACGCAGTCCGCAGAACAGTTAGCCGCCATCAACAGAGCCCTGGAGGACACGGTTGGCGCGCGCACTGAAGCGCTGGTGCGCGCCAATACGGAGCTTGCGGCGCGGGAAGCCATGCTCACGCAGATTCTGGACACCTCGAGTGTGGCGATCTTCCTGGTCGATTTGGAAGGGCGCATCACCCACGCCAACCGGCGCATGGCGGAGATGTTTGCGATGCCGCTCGATGCCTTGGTGGGCAATGAATATGTCGCCCTGGTACACCCGGAAGAGCGGGACATCGCGCGGCAAAGGATGCTTGATCTATTAAGCAGCAACCTTGCGTCGACGGAGGTGGAGCGCCTTTACTATCGCGCAGACCAGACCACATTCTGGGGCACCTTGACCGGGAAACGCTTCTACGATGCCCACGGAGAAAAAACCGGGCTGGTGGGCGTGATTGCCGATATCACCGACCGTAAACATGCCGAAATCGACTTGCGAATTGCCGCGATCGCGTTTGAAGCACAGGAAGGGATGTTCATTACCGACCCCAAAGGGGTCATCTTGCGCGTCAACCGGGCGTTCTCTGAAATCACGGGCTATGCGAGCGCCGAAGCGGTCGGCCAAACGCCGCAGCCGCTGCGCTCGGATTCGGATAACGCGGCATTCTATACCGCGATAAAGGAAAGCATTCTCCAAACCGGCACCTGGCAAGGCGACCTCTGGCACCGCCGGAAAAATGGCGAGAAATATCCATTGTGGCTGACGATTACCGCGGTATACAACGCTTCGCATGCGTTGACGCACTTCGTCGGAACGATGACGGACATGACGTCGCGCAAGGAGGCCGAAGACGCCATTCGCAATCTCGCCTTCTATGACCCGCTCACACAACTCCCCAATCGCCGTTTGCTGCTCGACAGGCTAAAGCAGGCATTGGCCACATGCACGCGTACGCATCGGAACGGTGCCCTGCTGTTCATTGACCTGGATAACTTCAAGATGCTCAATGATACGCTGGGCCATGATGTCGGCGACCAGTTGCTACAACAAGTCGCACAGCGTTTGCTCCACGGCGCACGCCAGGGAGACACCGTTGCCCGGCTGGGCGGCGACGAATTTGTGGTGATGCTGGAGAACTTGAGCGAGTGCTCGGTAGAAGCGGCCAAACAGGCCGAAATCGTGGGCGAACATATCCTCGGCGCCTTCAACCAGACCTTTCAACTGAAGGAGGGGGCCTATCCGAGCGCGGCGAGTATTGGCGTTACCTTGTTTTCGGACCACCAGGGCAGCGTCGAGGATTTGTTGAAACAGGCCGATTTGGCGATGTACCAGGCAAAGGCGGCGGGGCGCAATACCCTGCGCTTTTTTAACCCGGAGATGCAAGCCTCGATCGCACAACGTGCCGCCCTTGAAAACGACTTGCGCCTCGCCGTGCAAGAAAGCCAATTTTCTCTTTACTACCAGGTCCAGGTCGGCAGGGGCGGCGAGGTGACGGGCGCCGAGGCGCTGGTACGTTGGCAGCACCCGACGCGGGGATTGATCGCGCCGGGCGAATTCATCCCGCTAGCCGAGGAAACCGGGCTGATCCAGCACATTGGTACCTGCGTGTTGCAGATGGCGTGCCGACAGCTCTCCATCTGGGCTAGCCATGCGGCGACCGCGCATCTCACCCTCGCAGTCAACGTCAGTGCGCGCCAATTCCGCCGCCCCGACTTCGTGGAGCAGGTGCTATCGGTGATTGAAAAAAGCGGCGCCAATCCGCACCGGCTCAAGCTCGAGCTCACGGAGAGCCTCCTGGTCGATGATATCGAAGGCGTCATTACCAAAATGGGGACGCTGAAAGCCAAGGGCGTCAGTTTTTCGCTGGACGATTTCGGTACCGGTTATTCGTCGCTTGCCTACTTGAAGCGATTACCGCTGGACCAACTCAAAATCGACCGTAGTTTTGTCAGGGATATCCTGATTGATAGCAACGACGCCGCCATTGCCAGGACGATTGTCGCCCTGGCAGACAGCATGAGCCTTTCCGTCATTGCAGAAGGGGTGGAAACTCACGCACAGCGTGATGCCCTCTCCGCTGCGGGCTGTTACTTCTATCAGGGATATCTGTTTGGTCGCCCATTGCCTTTACCTGAATTTGAACAATATGTGCGGGACCGGGCCGCAAGCCCAAATCATCTCGACTGCGTCGACAGGGGCCAGGGCATCTGAGGGAAGATGACAGCACGATCCGATCAGATAGATTCCCCATTCCCGAGCCCGAATACTTCCGCCGACAAGCCAGTTGCAATCTTGTGGGGTGAGTTGCAATAATTTTGGCGGCCTGCAGCAACCTCGGCTAAATAGCAAACCATCAAGACTGCCGGCGCAGGCATCGGCGCATTCGTTGCACATCTGGCATTGCCCGGAAAATTTTTTCGCGCCTGTATAAAGTGCGCCCCGCCGCCAACCGTAATAGCGGTGTTGCGGCCGGCATCCAGCACGCCTGGCTTGCCGTCCCGACGCCTCCGTATTCGCCCACCTTAGCAAGAAAACAAGCATGATCAACCTGATTCAATCTCTCAGCATGGCCAAAAAGGTCACGCTGCTCATCCTCAGCGCGATGCTCGGCATTGTCGTGATGACCGCGATCGTTCTTGTCTCGGAACGCACATTGATCCTCAAAGAACGGCAGAACAACGTGCGCCAGGCGGTCGCCACCGCTTACGGCGTAATCACCTACTATCACGACCTGGCGGCCAAGGGCGCCATGCCGGAAGCGGAGGCACAGAAAAACGCGCTGGCGGCGCTGCGCGGCATGCGCTTCAACGGCAACGACTATTTCTGGGTCAACGACTTCAAGCCGGTGATGCTGATGCATCCGATGCAACCGGCGCTCGAAGGCTCCGATCTATCCGACAAGAAGGAACCCGACGGCCGCCCGCTGTTCGCCCAGATGGCGGACATCGGCAAGAAAGGCGAAGGCTTCCTCGAATACCGCTGGCCCAAGCCGGGCAAGGAGGAGCCCTCGGAAAAGGTCGCCTACATCCAGGGCTTCGCGCCCTGGGGCTGGGTGCTCGGTTCGGGCGTGTACATGGACTCGGTGCAGGAAACGCTCAATACGCGCATGCTCGTGTTCGGCATCGCCGCGCTGGCGCTGCTCGCGCTCATGTACGGCTTCGGCATGGTCATCGCCATCGGCATGCGCCGGCAGATGGGCGGCGAACCGGATATCACCGCGAAGATCACGCGCCGCATCGCGCAAGGCGACTTGAGCACGCACATCGACCTGCGTGCCGGCGACAGCGCCAGCCTGCTGCATTCGGTCAAGACGATGCGCGATAGTATCGCCACCATCGTCACCCAAGTACGGCGCGGCACCGACAACATCGTCACCGGGTCGAGCGAAATCGCCGCCGGCAACATGGATCTGTCGTCGCGCACCGAGCAGCAGGCCAGCTCGCTGGCGACGACCGCGCAGTCGATGGAAGAACTGACCGCCACCGTGAAGCAAAACGCCGACAATGCGCGCCAGGCGAATCAGCTCGCCGTGTCCGCCTCCGACATCGCCGTCAAGGGCGGCGACGTGGTGGCGCAGGTGGTGGAAACCATGGACTCGATCAACAACTCGTCGAAGAAGATCGTCGACATCATCGGCGTCATCGACGGCATCGCGTTCCAGACCAACATCCTCGCGTTGAACGCCGCGGTGGAAGCCGCGCGCGCCGGCGAACAGGGCCGAGGCTTCGCGGTGGTGGCGGGCGAAGTGCGCAACCTCGCGCAGCGCAGCGCGGCGGCGGCCAGGGAAATCAAGGCGCTGATCGACGATTCGGTGGAAAAGGTCGACGCCGGCAGCGCGCTGGTCAACCAGGCCGGCTTCACCATGAATGAAATCGTCGACAGCGTCAAACGCGTGACCGACATCATGAGCGAGATCATGGCCGCCGGCCAGGAGCAAAGCGCCGGCATCGAACAGGTCAACCTCGCCATTGCCCAGATGGACCAGGTCACGCAGCAAAACGCGGCGCTGGTGGAACAGGCGGCAGCGGCAGCTGGCTCCCTGCAGGAACAGGCGGAAGAACTGGCGCGCGTGGTGAGCGTGTTTTCGATCGAAGACGGCGCGACAACCGCGACGGCTGCGGCCAAAGCATCGGTCGCACCGGCCGCCGCACAACCGGCCGCGCGCCGCGTGCCGCAGGCTGCCGCCGGACGCAAGGCGCTGGCCGCCCGCCCGAAACCGGTGCCCGCATTGCGCACCCGCGCGGAAGACGACTGGGAAGAGTTTTAATCCTGCCCTCCCCGGCCCGGCGGGAACCATTTCCCCGCCGGGCCGGCTCCAAGCAAAAACACGCTCTTGAGCACGTGACGATGGAAAAATTTCTGATTCAAAACGAGTTCGGCCAGCCGCAGGAATTGCTGGGCGAGGAAATCGCCGTGCCCGGCTTCGATGAATTGCAATTCATCCTGCATGCATGGCTGTACGACAAGCGCGGCGGCTGGGCGATCACCGAACGGTCTTCCGGCAAGCGCATCACCAGCGGCCCGCAAGGCACCGAGCATCTCGCCCGGGAACAGCTGGAGCGGCAGCTGGGCTTGCACGGCAAGGAAGTGCTGCTGCGCGTGCTGGGCAAAGGACCGCTGTCGAGCTGAGCGCCGGTTTGAAGACCTGGCGAGCGAAAAGCGGTTCGCGCGGCAATTTTCAAACAGAGTTCGAGGGGCAAGGTCATGCACGACCAGTACCACCTGCAACGTTTCGTCGATGCGCAG is a window from the Noviherbaspirillum sp. UKPF54 genome containing:
- a CDS encoding methyl-accepting chemotaxis protein — its product is MINLIQSLSMAKKVTLLILSAMLGIVVMTAIVLVSERTLILKERQNNVRQAVATAYGVITYYHDLAAKGAMPEAEAQKNALAALRGMRFNGNDYFWVNDFKPVMLMHPMQPALEGSDLSDKKEPDGRPLFAQMADIGKKGEGFLEYRWPKPGKEEPSEKVAYIQGFAPWGWVLGSGVYMDSVQETLNTRMLVFGIAALALLALMYGFGMVIAIGMRRQMGGEPDITAKITRRIAQGDLSTHIDLRAGDSASLLHSVKTMRDSIATIVTQVRRGTDNIVTGSSEIAAGNMDLSSRTEQQASSLATTAQSMEELTATVKQNADNARQANQLAVSASDIAVKGGDVVAQVVETMDSINNSSKKIVDIIGVIDGIAFQTNILALNAAVEAARAGEQGRGFAVVAGEVRNLAQRSAAAAREIKALIDDSVEKVDAGSALVNQAGFTMNEIVDSVKRVTDIMSEIMAAGQEQSAGIEQVNLAIAQMDQVTQQNAALVEQAAAAAGSLQEQAEELARVVSVFSIEDGATTATAAAKASVAPAAAQPAARRVPQAAAGRKALAARPKPVPALRTRAEDDWEEF
- a CDS encoding PAS domain S-box protein — protein: MDQQAAGQHPERRLSDAEAEKAAGAYPLATSVLQNSNDLVAAVDSELRFVALNAPFRREFELIFGIPVQSGQRLGDILAHLTNDRERAAALCRRALAGESFRVVEDFGDDKLLRKSYELAFTPIFDTYHQPVYAALVIRDLTMSRGTERRFGALLETAPDATIIMRSDGTIDLANAHAERMFGYGRHKMLGLPVERLIPERFRARHIAQRHQFALRPGNRPMGSGRTDLLGIRADGSEFPVEISLNSLDVDGEPMVVAAIRDMTVRQRAEDQLRMLSAELERRVAERTAELEHAHKTFKTTFEQASVGIAHVGLDGKWIQVNQNLCDLVGYAKDEMAFLTFQDITHPDDLDADLKLMFQLLAGEISTYAMDKRYVRKNGEIVWINLNVSLVRDGRGAPEYFISIVKDIGDRKLAEAELQKNKDDLELAVSATGVGIFDFYPQTGEVNWSAEVKRQYGLALDAHIDYRTVLSGIHPDDRALVEAALQQAMQDPAHSCFEVEHRIIRFDDKLERWLQVRGQFLFDGGRPWRCIGTSLDVTEKNRRKRRCGKASAISG
- a CDS encoding EAL domain-containing protein, whose protein sequence is MSTTERIKYSDLVDIPKLQSLMENFHQIIGIANAVIDTDGVIIAHAGWQDACVKFHRVHTQTCKRCTESDTLLAGNMTRGMPFAIYRCLNGLVDAAAPIVVDGQHVANVFTGQFLTDAPDLDFFRNQARQFGFDEARYLDAISKVPVQSREHVESVIRLYATLASMLADSGLDRLRQTQSAEQLAAINRALEDTVGARTEALVRANTELAAREAMLTQILDTSSVAIFLVDLEGRITHANRRMAEMFAMPLDALVGNEYVALVHPEERDIARQRMLDLLSSNLASTEVERLYYRADQTTFWGTLTGKRFYDAHGEKTGLVGVIADITDRKHAEIDLRIAAIAFEAQEGMFITDPKGVILRVNRAFSEITGYASAEAVGQTPQPLRSDSDNAAFYTAIKESILQTGTWQGDLWHRRKNGEKYPLWLTITAVYNASHALTHFVGTMTDMTSRKEAEDAIRNLAFYDPLTQLPNRRLLLDRLKQALATCTRTHRNGALLFIDLDNFKMLNDTLGHDVGDQLLQQVAQRLLHGARQGDTVARLGGDEFVVMLENLSECSVEAAKQAEIVGEHILGAFNQTFQLKEGAYPSAASIGVTLFSDHQGSVEDLLKQADLAMYQAKAAGRNTLRFFNPEMQASIAQRAALENDLRLAVQESQFSLYYQVQVGRGGEVTGAEALVRWQHPTRGLIAPGEFIPLAEETGLIQHIGTCVLQMACRQLSIWASHAATAHLTLAVNVSARQFRRPDFVEQVLSVIEKSGANPHRLKLELTESLLVDDIEGVITKMGTLKAKGVSFSLDDFGTGYSSLAYLKRLPLDQLKIDRSFVRDILIDSNDAAIARTIVALADSMSLSVIAEGVETHAQRDALSAAGCYFYQGYLFGRPLPLPEFEQYVRDRAASPNHLDCVDRGQGI